CTCCGGGTAGGGAGGCACGGCCTGGTCTCCTCCTCGCCAccttgcagcagagctggagagagTTGGTTTCTATGGCAACCCAtgccagcctctcctcctcctcctccctgctccaggagaagggaaggggggagcaAGGGGATGCTCGGCTTCTGCCAAGCTGACGTCAGGCCATGGGGCTTCGGCAACGGGGCGGAAGCAGGGGGTCAAACGTGATGACAAACGCAGGCAGGGCACAACCTCCTTCCTGCGCCTGCCAGCAGGGCACGTGGCCACGCCGTCCAGACCAGCAAGGCTGGCTTCCCGACAGCCAAGGGTGCTTGGCAGGGTGGACTCGCTGCCGGGGACCAGAAAGGACCAGTGCAAGAAACTGCCCATCCTGCTGGTGAAGCTCTGCTGCCCATGCAGAGCGCAGTTCCTGGCCACCCACCAGAGCAAATTTCACAAGCCCAGAAAGGCAGGAGTGCAGCGTCCCCTGCTCGCCCTCTCCGGTCCCCCAGCTTACCCAAGGGGTTGTAGTCCAGGTTCAACACTCGGAGCTGGGAGCTGTGAGCCACCGCAATGGCCAGGCGTCCCCAGCCTTTGCTTGTGACGCCTGGGTTGGCGCTCAGCGTTAGCTCTTTgaggcctggagaagagagggaagCCAAACCAGAGCCTGAGGATCACCAAAGCAGCCAGAGGGGAACTAGTTCAGCTaaccagagcagctctgagtcATATCCCCTGTACTCCGACAGGTTAAAGGGTCTGGTTTGCTCTGACAAACATCAGTTTTTATATCACTGCCTTCCACAGTGTGCCTTCATCTGCCCATGCTGTGACTGCCCCATTTCTCTGCTCTCACAACCTGTGTTCTGCTTACCCTAAATAGCAAGCACAACGGAGACAAGTAAGGGGTGTGCGAGGTGACTGACTAGAAGGAGGTGGCATGAGGTGACAGGTCAGAGAGAGGATCACAGGGACAGTGGGCTCTGAAGCCTGCACCTAGGAGGAGTGACCAGCTGAGATAACAGCATCGGTGATGCGGTGAACACAGAGAGGAGAAGGTGCTCGGGAGAGGAGTTGGAAAGCACTATGAGCCTCAGGGAAAGGGGTGCTGTTACCTCAGTACCTGCCAGCTCCTGTGTTAATTGACCCACCGCCGTCAGACCACTAAAGATCATCCCCTATAAAGACGTGAGCTTGGTACTAAGGCTATAACCACCCATCTACACACTCACCGAGTGCACCCACAAGTGGGGACAATTCTCAGGCGCTGACAGTGAACCCAAGTGCTGGGGTAGGGGGTACACCATATATTTATCTGTGGTCATTATCAAcacataaatagaaaataataaatgcaaagcCCAAGCTCTCCCCTCCTCCAGTTTCAAATGCTGCTGTCATAAACCAGAAGCAACCTGTTGGTCTCTGAGCAACAAACTGCCAGCAGGACAGATCAATAGCAGAAAGCCCATGCCTGCCCAAGGGAACCAGTCCTGTATTGCTTggcttttctgctttacttAAGTCGGGAGAATAAATTCCTGAGCCCAAACTACAGAGCCTGCTTCTCCCAGGGCTGAGGATTTACTGCTGCGTCTATCTGCTGCATGTAAAAGCTCTGCTGGTTCTTGTGCAGCCCACGGCTCCTGGTGCTTACCTGACTTAGCCCCATCGGGTGGCAGGAGCCCACAGATAAGGTTGATGCCTTCGTCCCCCAGCATGCAGTCTCCCAGATCCAGAGCCACCAGCGAGGGATGGATGGAGAGCGCAGGGTTGAGGAGGGCCAAGCCTGCATCTGTCAGGGGACTGCCATGGAGGCTGCGTAGGTAAAAGGGAAAATTACCACGGAGCCTTCTTCCTGGTGGCCCAGGGGTGAGCTAACCCGGTGGGGAGCGAGAAGTGGGtgaagtgaggaggaggaggatgacaAATCCTAGTGTCAGACTGGGAAAAAGTGCcgggaaggctctgcagagggggTCAGCCGGCAGCTACAGAGCCCGGCAGGGACGAGGGGGTGCGGAGGACACCGTCAAGGCTCAGGAAGGTCCTTCTCAGCACCGGGGGAACCCAGGTTTGGGGGGACGGGGATGAAACCATGCCAACCAGGTGGGAGCAGAGCTAGCTCCCCCCAGCCCGGTGAAGGGCGAGGGATTAGTGCCTGCAATGTCAAGGACGTTTCTCCTCCGATGAGACGTAAACTCCGGGGAGCTGCCGTCCCCACCAGGCTGGGCACCCCGAAACATCACCCGGCCGGGCACCCCGCGGCTTCCCCGCTACTCACAAGAGGGACTGGACGGAGCGGTTGGTCTTGAGGGCCTCGGCCAGCTGCTTGACGCGGTTGATGTTGGAGACGATGCCCAGGTTGAGGTTGAGCTGGGCGAGGGAGCGGGACTCGGCCGCCCCGCGGCAGACGTGCCCGAAGTCCCTCTCCGAGAGCTGGCAGCCGCGCAGCGACAGCAGCCGCACCGAGTTCTCCCGCAGGCTCTCGCAGATGTCCCGGATCTCCGCGCCCGACAGCGTCTCACCGGAGATCTGGATGGACCCCGGCAGCATCTTCCCCCGGCtcggggagccgccgccgccgcccgcggagccccgggggggAGCCGCTCTCCGCGCTGCGGGCCGGGGCGAGCTCcaacgccgccgccgccgccgccgggcgaTGCCGGCCCGGCCCACCGCGGCCCCGGGGGCGTCACCGCGCAGCCTTACCGGCGGCCGCcgggccgccccgctccccgcggcgggcggcgagACCCGGGGGAGCCATCGGCGGGGCTTAACCCGGAGCGGCGCCGGGCTCCGTCCCCACGCCGAGCCGGGGAAGGAGCGGTGCCGCGCCGACCTGCTGCGCCGGCAGCGGCGGGagggggccgggcagccccgctgctcccgccccgctccgcccgcacctgcggggccgccccgcctcctgcctcctccgggccgtgccgggccgtgccgccTCCACCCCGGCCCACCCCGGTGGCCCCCGCCGCCATTTTGCGCCCCGGCGGCACTCGAGGCCCCTGAGGGGCCGCCGCCGTTGTCCGCCCGCTGCCCTGAGGGCAGGGAGCGTGGGTGAAGCTCCcccaggctggggagcagcagctgctggatgaCTTTGGCCACATTTCCACATAAACCCTCTAAACCTCTGTCTTGGTCCCGGTGTGTGTGGTGTAACAGTCTGCAGGTCAGCCTGAGCTACGTCTGGTGAGCCACAGCTAGGGGATGGGTGCTGAGGGGTGGCTGGGTTGGTTCAGGCTTCACAACGGGTTGTGTACGCAGATGGTGTGGTGGAAAATGAGGTTAAAGATTCACTGCCCCGTGTTTGGTTTTGAGGTTTTGTTGGTCCCCCTCTCCAAGGTAAGCTGATGTctgaggagagcaggaggagcttGAGTGGAGTGGATGGCCCAGGGGTTGAAACCTGGAGAAAGTTACAATGTGGAAAGGATGAAATTATCTCTTCCACAGCTGTCCAGATCGTTATAGCGGACTGCAGTGTGGCGTCTAGGTGTGTGAGCCAGCATGGAGCTGAGGTGGGATTATGAGGAGCTCCTGGTGGGttaatttcacatattttccCCTCAGAGAAGTGGGGCAGCACATGGAAGGATTCTGGACCGGAGCTGGGTGTAcaagagaagcagaggaaatcAGGCCATTTATCATGCCTCTGCTGGTTTTTCCTCCCTCAGCAGGGAGCGATGTGGGTTGGGAAATAGCCTGACAGAGCGAGGGGGCTGTGGAGATGGATGTTCCTTTAGGCAGTGCGGACATGCCTCTGGTAGAGACAGGCTGCTGGTAAGGGAGAGACCCTTCCTCTCGTCACAACCCCTGCTGCGTGCCAGGAGGCAGCTGGTAAAAGGTAGAGGGGCTGGGGAAGTGCCACAAGTTTGCTTACATCAGCAGCACACAGCCTTATCCCTCAACCTGATGAGAGATGTGAGGGGCATACCTGACCTTCTTTTAATTTGGTGGTTCAGGTCAGAGGGATTTGCTCCTTCTTTCCCACCTTCTGGTAGTGCTGTACTTGGAGAGAAATATGAAGCAGGGCCCTTGTCGTTTCAACTCCACTGAGCTGAAAAAGGAAGCCAGTGATGTGGAAATTAG
The Cygnus olor isolate bCygOlo1 chromosome 3, bCygOlo1.pri.v2, whole genome shotgun sequence genome window above contains:
- the LRRC73 gene encoding leucine-rich repeat-containing protein 73, giving the protein MLPGSIQISGETLSGAEIRDICESLRENSVRLLSLRGCQLSERDFGHVCRGAAESRSLAQLNLNLGIVSNINRVKQLAEALKTNRSVQSLFLHGSPLTDAGLALLNPALSIHPSLVALDLGDCMLGDEGINLICGLLPPDGAKSGLKELTLSANPGVTSKGWGRLAIAVAHSSQLRVLNLDYNPLGDQVAGMLAVAVASSRTLEVLDLEGTGLTNQSAQTLLDMVENYPTALRTLILAENNISPELQQQISDLLSEGEEEEETEAREVTAREKNPWICQNTPSSQMVLMTSGLGDSLLAETEM